In one window of Nitrospirota bacterium DNA:
- the gap gene encoding type I glyceraldehyde-3-phosphate dehydrogenase: MAVKVAINGFGRIGRNFLRACRGVGDIDIVAINDLTDAGHLAHLLKYDSVHGIFAGDVKPAEGAIAVDGKEIKVIAERDPAKLPWKDMGVEMVLESTGLFTDKESAGKHRGAGAEWVVISAPAKEPDATVCMGVNEEALDPSRHKVISNASCTTNCLAPLAKVLHTEFGIARGLMTTIHSYTNDQRILDLPHKDLRRARAAALSMIPTTTGAARAVGLVLPELKGRLDGMAIRVPTPNVSVVDLVAELDKDVTAEDVNGALKRAAEGPLQGILAYTEEPVVSVDFNGNDHSSIVDASVTRVIEGRMVKVLSWYDNEWGYSSRLRDLILYVMKKR; the protein is encoded by the coding sequence ATGGCGGTTAAAGTGGCGATTAACGGGTTCGGGAGGATAGGGCGGAACTTCCTCAGGGCATGCCGGGGCGTGGGCGACATCGACATCGTGGCCATCAACGACCTCACCGACGCTGGGCACCTGGCCCACCTTCTGAAGTACGACTCCGTCCACGGCATATTCGCCGGCGACGTGAAGCCCGCCGAAGGGGCCATCGCCGTGGACGGCAAGGAGATAAAGGTCATCGCCGAGCGCGACCCGGCCAAGCTCCCTTGGAAGGACATGGGCGTGGAGATGGTCCTGGAGTCCACCGGTCTGTTCACGGACAAGGAAAGCGCCGGCAAGCACCGCGGCGCGGGCGCGGAATGGGTCGTCATCTCCGCCCCGGCGAAGGAGCCCGACGCCACCGTCTGCATGGGCGTAAACGAAGAGGCCCTGGACCCCTCCCGGCACAAGGTCATAAGCAACGCCTCCTGCACTACCAACTGCCTGGCCCCCCTGGCCAAGGTCCTGCACACGGAGTTCGGCATTGCGCGCGGCCTCATGACCACCATTCACTCCTATACCAACGACCAGCGCATCCTGGACCTTCCGCACAAGGACCTCCGGCGCGCCCGGGCGGCGGCCCTGAGCATGATACCCACCACGACGGGGGCCGCGCGGGCGGTGGGGCTGGTGCTTCCGGAGCTGAAGGGAAGGCTCGACGGGATGGCCATCAGGGTGCCCACGCCCAACGTCTCCGTGGTGGACCTGGTGGCCGAGCTCGACAAGGACGTGACGGCCGAGGACGTCAACGGCGCCCTCAAGCGGGCGGCCGAAGGGCCCCTCCAGGGCATCCTGGCCTACACCGAGGAGCCGGTGGTCTCCGTGGACTTCAACGGCAACGACCACTCCTCCATCGTGGACGCCTCGGTCACCCGGGTCATCGAGGGCCGCATGGTGAAGGTGCTTTCCTGGTACGACAACGAGTGGGGGTACAGCTCGAGGCTCAGGGACCTGATACTCTATGTCATGAAAAAGAGGTAG
- a CDS encoding phosphoglycerate kinase has translation MTNGSIPHKLTVEDLPLRGKRVFIRVDFNVPIDENLMITDDRRIRSSLPTINYCIDEGAKVILASHLGRPKGRKDPQHSLALVAKRLQRLLSKEVAFSEDCVGKEAEEAVARMRPGDVLVLENLRFHDGEEKDDPEFAQALARLADFYVNDAFGAAHRTHASVSGIPRYIPGACGFLLKKEIEYLQGVVSNPVRPFVALLGGAKVSGKIGVLENLSNKVDKVIVGGGMAFTFIKAMDSDVGDSLVEPDMIDLARKIMEKLHQNNVKFYLPVDCVIAQNLEAGAETKIVTTQEVPRGWKALDIGPASCRLFTEAIENAKTVIWNGPMGVFEVDAFSRGTFAIARAVADAYALTIVGGGDTDLAVHRAGVSDSISFISTGGGASLQLLEGKELPGLAALWDRKRLEEYEKKAES, from the coding sequence ATGACCAACGGCAGCATACCCCATAAGCTCACGGTCGAGGACCTGCCCCTCAGGGGCAAGCGGGTTTTCATCCGCGTGGACTTCAACGTCCCCATCGACGAGAACCTCATGATTACCGACGACAGGCGCATCCGCTCCTCCCTGCCCACCATCAACTACTGCATAGACGAGGGGGCGAAGGTCATCCTGGCCTCCCACCTGGGACGGCCCAAGGGCAGGAAGGACCCCCAGCACAGCCTGGCCCTCGTGGCCAAGCGCCTGCAGAGGCTCCTGAGCAAGGAGGTCGCTTTCTCGGAGGACTGCGTGGGCAAGGAGGCCGAGGAGGCCGTGGCCCGCATGCGGCCGGGGGATGTCCTTGTGCTGGAGAACCTGCGTTTCCACGACGGGGAGGAGAAGGACGACCCGGAATTCGCCCAGGCCCTGGCCAGGCTGGCCGACTTCTACGTCAACGACGCCTTCGGCGCCGCCCACCGGACCCACGCCTCGGTCTCGGGCATTCCCCGGTACATCCCCGGCGCCTGCGGCTTCCTCCTGAAGAAGGAGATAGAGTACCTTCAGGGCGTGGTGAGCAACCCCGTCCGGCCCTTCGTCGCGCTGCTGGGAGGGGCCAAGGTCTCCGGGAAGATAGGGGTGCTGGAGAACCTCTCGAACAAGGTGGACAAGGTCATCGTGGGCGGGGGCATGGCCTTCACCTTCATCAAGGCCATGGACAGCGACGTAGGCGACTCCCTGGTGGAGCCGGACATGATAGACCTGGCCCGCAAGATCATGGAGAAGCTCCACCAGAACAACGTGAAGTTCTACCTGCCCGTGGACTGTGTCATCGCCCAGAACCTGGAGGCCGGGGCGGAGACCAAGATAGTCACCACGCAGGAGGTGCCCCGGGGGTGGAAGGCCCTGGACATCGGCCCGGCCTCCTGCCGCCTCTTCACCGAGGCCATCGAGAACGCCAAGACGGTCATCTGGAACGGTCCGATGGGCGTCTTCGAGGTGGACGCGTTCTCCCGGGGGACGTTCGCCATAGCCCGGGCGGTGGCCGACGCCTACGCCCTCACCATCGTGGGCGGCGGGGACACGGACCTGGCCGTGCACAGGGCGGGCGTTTCGGATTCCATCTCCTTCATCTCCACCGGGGGAGGGGCCTCTCTGCAGCTGCTGGAAGGAAAGGAGCTCCCGGGGCTTGCCGCCCTCTGGGACAGAAAACGCCTGGAGGAGTACGAAAAGAAAGCGGAGTCCTGA
- the speD gene encoding adenosylmethionine decarboxylase — protein MNALGSHLLVELRDCNSEVLKSLEKVQKAMVAAAREAAATVVDVSFHEFNPFGVSGMVIIAESHLSIHTWPEYGYAAVDIFTCGTVIKPQEAAAFLIEAFQSRNPSVVEMKRGILSPADDPVLPHKCSTGAARACT, from the coding sequence GTGAACGCATTAGGTTCCCATCTTTTGGTCGAGTTGAGGGACTGCAATTCCGAGGTGCTCAAGAGCCTCGAGAAAGTGCAGAAGGCCATGGTGGCGGCGGCCCGCGAAGCAGCGGCCACGGTCGTCGACGTCTCTTTCCACGAGTTCAACCCCTTCGGCGTAAGCGGCATGGTCATCATCGCCGAGAGCCACCTGAGCATCCACACATGGCCCGAGTACGGGTACGCGGCGGTGGACATCTTCACGTGCGGAACCGTCATCAAGCCCCAGGAGGCGGCGGCCTTCCTCATCGAGGCGTTTCAGAGCAGAAACCCCTCGGTGGTGGAGATGAAAAGGGGCATTCTCTCTCCGGCGGACGACCCCGTGCTGCCGCACAAGTGCTCCACCGGGGCGGCCCGCGCATGCACGTGA
- the nifU gene encoding Fe-S cluster assembly scaffold protein NifU — MYSEKVMEHFMNPRNVGEIPDADGVGEEGNPTCGDAMKLTIKVENDVITDVKFKTFGCGAAIAVSSMVTEMAKGKTVDEALKITKESVANELEGLPPQKMHCSNLGATALRKAIEDYKSRKKAS; from the coding sequence ATGTATTCCGAAAAAGTAATGGAGCACTTCATGAACCCCCGCAACGTGGGGGAGATACCCGACGCGGACGGTGTGGGCGAGGAGGGCAACCCCACCTGCGGCGACGCCATGAAGCTCACCATCAAGGTGGAAAACGACGTCATCACCGACGTCAAGTTCAAGACCTTCGGCTGCGGGGCGGCCATCGCCGTGAGCTCCATGGTCACAGAAATGGCCAAGGGCAAGACCGTGGACGAGGCCCTGAAAATCACCAAGGAGTCCGTGGCCAACGAGCTGGAGGGCCTGCCCCCCCAGAAGATGCACTGCTCGAACCTGGGGGCCACCGCCCTCAGAAAGGCCATCGAGGACTATAAAAGCAGAAAAAAGGCCTCCTGA
- a CDS encoding cysteine desulfurase family protein, with product MSIRYFDHVATNPLLPEALEAMTPYLREEFGNPLSPYPLGTRAREAMEEAREKVAALVGAKPSGVVFTASGAESNNFAIRGVALARREKGTHVVVSRAEHHSVLNAARFLEKQGFTVTFLPIDAHGLVDPEAFRKALTDETVLASVQLASSEVGSIQPVKELAAIAREKGVAFHTDAVAAAGNIPVDVQDLGVDLLSLAAHQFYGPKGAAALYVKPGLRIVPLIYGGIQEGGRRAGTENVPAIVGMGKAAEVARERLGQRTEHVRGLRDRLKEGILGVEHVIFTGHPDRRLPGHASFCVEYIEGEAMLLMLAAKDIYVASGSACSSKALKSSPVLLSMGLPSAVAQGSVVFTLGEGTTKEDIDYTLELFPQIIGRLREMSPYAKGWGGTEEDAGPCIPKK from the coding sequence ATGAGCATCCGTTACTTTGACCATGTGGCAACCAACCCTCTTCTGCCCGAAGCCCTGGAGGCGATGACGCCCTACCTGAGGGAGGAGTTCGGCAACCCCTTGAGCCCCTATCCGCTGGGGACCAGGGCGCGGGAGGCCATGGAGGAGGCCCGGGAGAAGGTTGCGGCCTTGGTCGGGGCCAAGCCCTCGGGCGTCGTCTTCACCGCGAGCGGGGCCGAGTCCAACAACTTCGCCATCCGGGGCGTCGCCCTGGCCAGGAGAGAGAAGGGCACCCACGTCGTGGTCTCGCGGGCCGAGCACCATTCGGTGCTCAATGCCGCCCGCTTCCTCGAGAAGCAGGGTTTCACGGTGACCTTTCTGCCCATCGACGCGCACGGGCTCGTGGACCCGGAGGCCTTCCGGAAGGCCCTGACGGACGAGACGGTCCTGGCCTCGGTGCAGCTGGCCAGCTCCGAGGTGGGCAGCATCCAGCCGGTAAAGGAGCTGGCGGCCATCGCCCGGGAGAAGGGCGTGGCCTTTCACACCGATGCCGTGGCGGCGGCGGGCAACATCCCGGTGGACGTCCAGGACCTGGGGGTGGACCTTCTGAGCCTGGCCGCCCATCAGTTCTACGGCCCCAAGGGGGCCGCCGCGCTGTACGTAAAACCGGGGCTCCGCATCGTCCCGCTCATCTACGGCGGCATCCAGGAAGGGGGCCGCCGCGCGGGGACCGAAAACGTCCCGGCCATCGTGGGCATGGGCAAGGCGGCCGAGGTCGCCCGGGAGAGGCTCGGCCAAAGGACCGAGCACGTGCGGGGGCTCCGCGACCGCCTGAAGGAGGGCATCCTCGGGGTGGAGCACGTCATATTCACCGGCCATCCGGACCGCCGGCTGCCGGGGCACGCCAGCTTCTGCGTGGAGTACATCGAGGGGGAGGCCATGCTCCTCATGCTTGCGGCCAAGGACATCTACGTGGCCAGCGGCTCGGCGTGCTCTTCCAAGGCCCTGAAGTCCTCGCCGGTGCTCCTCAGCATGGGGCTCCCCTCGGCGGTGGCCCAGGGCTCGGTGGTCTTCACCCTGGGCGAAGGCACCACGAAGGAGGACATAGACTACACACTTGAGCTGTTCCCCCAGATCATCGGGCGTCTTCGGGAGATGTCGCCCTACGCCAAGGGCTGGGGAGGAACGGAGGAGGACGCCGGACCATGTATTCCGAAAAAGTAA
- a CDS encoding sulfurtransferase TusA family protein, giving the protein MTLRFVENVKADVTTDVVYMMCPMHLLKLEEMIKEIEPGQVLEILTDYDGALEDIPAWCERRGHEFIGLDEEEDYYKFYIRKKAREQ; this is encoded by the coding sequence GTGACTCTGAGGTTCGTCGAGAACGTCAAGGCCGACGTCACCACGGACGTGGTCTACATGATGTGCCCCATGCATCTTCTGAAGCTGGAGGAGATGATAAAGGAGATAGAGCCGGGGCAGGTGCTGGAAATCCTCACCGACTACGACGGGGCCCTGGAGGACATCCCCGCCTGGTGCGAGAGGCGCGGCCACGAGTTCATCGGCCTGGACGAGGAAGAGGACTACTACAAGTTCTATATACGGAAAAAAGCGAGGGAGCAATGA
- a CDS encoding Rrf2 family transcriptional regulator: MLRLSTRGQYGVRAMFEIAKGYPDAPTTIKEIAERQDVSVAYLEQILNTLRRAGLVRSIRGPGGGYLLSRGPAHISIGAILKELEGPVAITSCLDPLEGCSRVDTCVTHLLWRSLGEKIEAFLGTITLDDLLRDATLLQQAGERKARKEKEASGGKVGAA, encoded by the coding sequence ATGCTGAGGTTGTCGACCAGAGGACAGTACGGGGTGCGGGCCATGTTCGAGATAGCCAAGGGCTACCCCGATGCGCCCACCACCATCAAGGAGATAGCGGAGCGCCAGGACGTCTCGGTGGCCTATCTGGAGCAGATATTGAACACCCTGAGGCGCGCGGGCCTGGTCAGGAGCATCAGGGGACCGGGAGGCGGGTATCTCCTGTCCCGCGGGCCGGCCCACATCAGCATCGGGGCCATCCTCAAGGAGCTGGAGGGCCCGGTGGCCATCACCTCGTGCCTGGACCCCCTGGAGGGGTGCAGCCGGGTGGACACCTGCGTCACCCATCTCCTCTGGAGGAGCCTCGGAGAAAAGATAGAGGCCTTCCTGGGCACCATCACCCTGGACGACCTGCTCAGGGACGCCACGCTCCTTCAGCAGGCCGGGGAGCGAAAGGCCCGCAAGGAGAAGGAGGCCTCCGGAGGGAAGGTGGGAGCGGCGTGA
- the speB gene encoding agmatinase — MERNFGNLPDAFTRYAGARIAVLPIAFEASSTWLRGSGKGPGAIIEASANMELYDIETRTEVYRKGIHTCEPVAGADAPEMLRLSSGRVAGLLEDGKFVVALGGEHTVSLGPMLAHHERHPEMSVLHLDAHGDSRDTYQGDRYSHACVMARAREAVGNVVSVGVRSMDSSELAALDESRVFYARDIQRGGRWVEDVLLRLSPEVYVTIDLDVFDPGIMPSTGTPEPGGLGWYQVLGLLRAVAERKTLLGFDVVELCPGANKAPDFLAAKLIYALLSYRFKGE, encoded by the coding sequence ATGGAGAGGAATTTCGGCAACCTTCCGGACGCGTTCACCCGCTACGCCGGCGCGCGGATAGCCGTCCTGCCCATTGCCTTCGAGGCATCGAGCACCTGGCTCAGGGGCTCCGGCAAGGGCCCGGGGGCCATCATCGAGGCCTCCGCGAACATGGAGCTCTACGACATCGAGACCCGCACCGAGGTTTACAGAAAGGGCATCCACACCTGCGAGCCCGTGGCCGGGGCCGATGCGCCGGAGATGCTCCGGCTCTCCAGCGGGAGGGTGGCGGGGCTTCTGGAGGATGGCAAGTTCGTGGTGGCCCTGGGAGGAGAGCATACCGTATCGCTGGGCCCCATGCTGGCCCACCACGAGCGCCATCCGGAGATGAGCGTGCTGCACCTGGACGCCCACGGCGACTCGCGCGACACCTACCAGGGCGACAGGTACAGCCACGCCTGCGTGATGGCCCGGGCCAGGGAGGCGGTGGGAAACGTGGTCTCCGTGGGCGTACGGAGCATGGACTCCTCGGAGCTTGCCGCCCTCGACGAATCGCGGGTGTTCTACGCCCGCGACATCCAGCGCGGAGGCCGCTGGGTGGAGGACGTCCTCCTCAGACTCTCTCCCGAGGTCTACGTGACCATCGACCTGGACGTCTTCGACCCGGGCATCATGCCCTCCACCGGCACGCCCGAGCCCGGCGGCCTCGGGTGGTATCAGGTGCTCGGGCTCCTGCGGGCGGTGGCCGAGCGGAAAACGCTGCTGGGGTTCGACGTGGTGGAGCTCTGCCCGGGTGCGAACAAGGCGCCGGACTTCCTGGCGGCAAAGCTGATATACGCCCTTCTGAGCTACAGGTTCAAGGGGGAGTAA
- a CDS encoding arginine decarboxylase, pyruvoyl-dependent produces the protein MTPKKVFFTKGAGLHKDRLASFEVALRKAGIAKQNLVYVSSILPPHCKIVSRSEGLKRLGAGDITFCVMARNDTNEPNRLVSAAVGLAVPKEKSDYGYLSEHHAFGETAKISGDYAEDLAATMLATTLGIPFDPEEAWDTRKQFYRASGHIFRTSNVCQSAEGHKSGKLWTTVVAAAVFIME, from the coding sequence CTGACCCCGAAGAAAGTCTTCTTTACCAAGGGCGCCGGCCTGCACAAGGACAGGCTGGCCTCCTTCGAGGTCGCCCTGAGGAAGGCCGGCATCGCGAAGCAGAACCTCGTCTACGTCTCCAGCATCCTGCCCCCGCACTGTAAGATAGTGTCCAGGAGCGAAGGCCTCAAGCGCCTGGGCGCGGGCGACATCACCTTTTGCGTCATGGCCCGCAACGACACGAACGAGCCCAACCGCCTCGTCTCGGCCGCCGTGGGGCTGGCCGTGCCCAAGGAGAAATCCGACTACGGCTACCTCTCGGAGCACCATGCCTTCGGCGAGACCGCCAAGATATCCGGGGACTACGCCGAGGACCTGGCCGCCACCATGCTGGCCACCACCCTGGGCATTCCCTTCGACCCGGAGGAGGCCTGGGACACCAGAAAGCAGTTCTACAGGGCAAGCGGCCACATCTTCAGGACCTCCAACGTCTGCCAGTCCGCCGAGGGGCACAAATCGGGAAAACTCTGGACGACCGTGGTGGCGGCGGCCGTCTTCATCATGGAGTAG